One Streptomyces drozdowiczii DNA segment encodes these proteins:
- a CDS encoding MerR family transcriptional regulator, with amino-acid sequence MRRRAVTEYGQGRGPGAALVTIGAFARLSRLSAKALRRYDELGLLPPALVDPVNGYRYYDPAQVRAARLVAWLRRIGMPLARIREVIALDSGAAAAAIRAYWARVETETAARRDLAAFLIDQLSTEDVMTSVGTLGIRYAARTDTGAVRETNQDAVYAGARLLAVADGFGAGGAGASTAAIEALKPLAPGAVPAGELLNTLHDAAERAALAVRDAVAGSEAPEESGTTLTAMMWTGSRLGLVHIGDSRAYLLRGGELFRITHDHSLVQSMIDDGSLTEEEAFSHPQRAMLLKVLSGDGPYGSGPDVDVRDALPGDRYLLCSDGLSAVVDGGELARVLAGADGPSTAVGALIELAEAAGAPDNVACAVADVVEL; translated from the coding sequence ATGAGGAGGCGTGCGGTGACGGAGTACGGGCAGGGGCGGGGCCCCGGCGCGGCGCTGGTGACGATCGGGGCGTTCGCCCGGCTCTCCCGGCTGTCCGCGAAGGCGCTGCGCCGCTACGACGAGCTCGGTCTGCTCCCGCCGGCCCTGGTCGACCCGGTGAACGGCTACCGGTATTACGACCCGGCGCAGGTGCGGGCGGCCCGGCTGGTGGCCTGGCTGCGCCGGATCGGGATGCCGCTCGCCCGGATCAGGGAGGTGATCGCGCTGGACTCCGGCGCGGCCGCCGCGGCGATCCGGGCGTACTGGGCGCGCGTCGAGACGGAGACGGCGGCCCGCCGTGACCTCGCGGCCTTCCTCATCGACCAGCTGTCGACGGAGGACGTCATGACATCGGTGGGCACACTCGGAATCCGCTACGCGGCCCGCACGGACACGGGCGCGGTGCGCGAGACCAACCAGGACGCGGTCTACGCCGGTGCCCGGCTGCTCGCGGTCGCCGACGGGTTCGGCGCGGGCGGGGCGGGGGCCAGCACGGCCGCGATCGAGGCCCTGAAGCCGCTCGCGCCGGGCGCGGTGCCTGCGGGCGAGCTGCTGAACACCCTGCACGACGCGGCGGAGCGGGCGGCGCTCGCGGTGCGGGACGCGGTGGCGGGGAGCGAGGCGCCGGAGGAGTCCGGCACGACGCTGACGGCGATGATGTGGACGGGCTCGCGGCTGGGGCTCGTGCACATCGGGGACTCGCGGGCCTATCTGCTGCGCGGGGGCGAGCTGTTCCGGATCACGCACGACCACAGCCTGGTCCAGTCGATGATCGACGACGGTTCGCTGACGGAGGAGGAGGCGTTCTCGCACCCGCAGCGGGCGATGCTCCTCAAGGTGCTGTCCGGGGACGGCCCGTACGGCTCCGGGCCCGATGTGGACGTGCGGGACGCGCTGCCCGGCGACCGCTATCTGCTCTGCTCGGACGGGCTCTCGGCGGTGGTCGACGGCGGGGAGCTGGCCCGGGTGCTGGCCGGGGCGGACGGGCCGTCCACCGCCGTGGGCGCGCTGATCGAGCTGGCGGAGGCGGCCGGCGCGCCGGACAACGTGGCGTGTGCGGTGGCGGACGTCGTGGAGCTGTGA
- a CDS encoding universal stress protein: MGRIVVGVDGSESSVKALHWAVRQAKLTGDTVEAVNSWEYPATSWASMMPGLPEDFDPQAMATVSLTETLEEALGAQGAAAVSKVVVIGNPAQALLDRAEGANLLVVGARGYSGFKATLLGSVSLHVTQHASCPVTVVRN, from the coding sequence ATGGGCAGGATCGTGGTGGGCGTCGACGGCTCCGAGTCGTCGGTCAAGGCACTGCACTGGGCCGTACGCCAGGCCAAGCTGACCGGTGACACGGTGGAGGCCGTCAACAGCTGGGAGTACCCCGCGACCAGCTGGGCGTCGATGATGCCGGGCCTCCCGGAGGACTTCGACCCCCAGGCCATGGCCACGGTGTCGCTCACCGAGACGCTGGAGGAGGCGCTGGGCGCCCAGGGCGCCGCCGCCGTCAGCAAGGTCGTCGTGATCGGCAATCCGGCACAGGCCCTGCTGGACCGGGCGGAGGGCGCGAACCTCCTGGTCGTGGGCGCGCGCGGCTACAGCGGCTTCAAGGCGACCCTGCTCGGCTCGGTCAGCCTGCACGTCACCCAGCACGCCTCGTGCCCGGTGACCGTCGTCCGCAACTGA